The Chanodichthys erythropterus isolate Z2021 chromosome 1, ASM2448905v1, whole genome shotgun sequence genome segment TTGGCCGATATATCAAAGCCAGTAAATAATGGATggatttccttcagctgagacacttcagatgagCACTATCCGCTATTTATAATTTTGAATTgctttaattttgatttagatttatcggccaatatatcagttatcggctttcaaatataaagaattatcggttaccggtatcggccaaaattttcatatcaGTGCATACctaaaaaccattattttaaattataaaaatacttcacaattttactgtttttactgtattttttaacaaaaaaaaaatgcagttttggtgaaaaatattataaattagaaaaataattattttaaaattaatcataatttttaaaccatttttttttttaccttactATAATATAATGTTGTAATACTGTTCGCTAACACCCAGATCTGCACATATTTATAGCTTTGCATTAAAGCTGCAAACAAAATTGAATTGCTTcgattttattcaaaatttgaTTCACTGATTCAGAATCCCTCATTAGTacttaaactaaataaaataactatttagtaattttacaaacatacaaatgcactttacaataacattagttctataacatttattaatcttagttaatttcaacatttactaattcattattaaaatcaaaagttgcatttgttaatattaatgcactgtgagcttacatgaacatgcatttttattaactaacattaacaaagattaataaacactgtagcaaatgtattgctcattgatgttagttaatacattaagtaatgttaacaaatgagatctTATGATAAAGCATTACCAAAATGCACTACTGTGCTTCAATGGCATGtctttgaataaaagcattaccAAATGCATAATGCAAATGCTTTGTTAACTGGTTtaattgatttattaaaaaaataaatgaatgtaaagGATAATTTGTGGCTTCAATGCCAAACAACCCATTTTAAACTgctctttcttctttcagtaTGTGAAGCTGATGAATTTCCAGGAGGAGGTGAGGGCTCACCGGGATCTGGATGGGTTCTTGGCTCAGGTCAGCATCCTGCTGGACGAGAAGGCGGCCTCCCTGGATGAAGTGCTGCGCAGAATGCTCTACCATGTGGCCACGGACGGGCAGGGCAGCTGCAATGCGGAGGAGGTCATGAGTGCTCTGTTCACAGATGCCGGAGGACAGGATGCCAATGGTGAGCAGCGGGCTCCTCGCCCCACGTGCCACAGGTCATCTAGTCTAGCAATCCAGAAATCCAGGGAAACCCCTCTGAGATTGTGGTTAATGGAAGACCCACTGTCCTTAACAACAGGGAATGGGTTTtacattttctctctctttctgtcttttcaagTTCACCTTTTGACCGAGACCATTCAGGGTGTGACGGCGACAGCCACTGGAGTTCGCTACCAGCAGTCCTGGCTCTGTGTGCTGTATGTAACactttaacattaataaagaaGTGCTTTAAAATATGTATGCATATGGTTTTAAACATAACCATATTTAGTGTCCACCAGTATGTTTTTACCATATCTGCTCTGGAGGCTTCCTACGAACAGTAATGATGGCGTTGGTTTTACCGTATTTACCTTTGGAAGTGCATGGAaagttcaattcaattcacatttatttgtatagcgcttttcacaatacatatcatttcaaagcagctttacagagaatgcatgtcaaaattacaatgcagttagcaaatgtaataatttgtaCAATCAATTTACAAATACttttagcatttaattttaaggtagaagcaatgaaatacatcaacaataattaggatatatagaaatttgggaatgtgcatggtGTCCCGAggcaaaacagaaaagcaaatggaggataattagcgtagctgctgttcataacattaagcaaagatacgtgcaattgatctgatatGAAATGCATTATGTGAACGCTTGGCTgaagagatgcgtctttaatctagatttaaactgggtgagcgagactgagccccgaacattatcaggaaggctattccagagtttcggagccaaatgtgaaaatgctctccctcctttagtggacttagatatcctaggtacaagaagttttgtgatcttaaagagcgtgaaggattgtagggtgATAGAAGATCAGTtaaggagctaaaccatttagagccttataggtcattagcaatactttataatcaataCGGATCTTaataggtaaccagtgtagagatgataagattggtgttatatgatcatattttcttgacctggtaagaactctagcagctgcattttgtactaattgtagcttatttattgaggaagcaggacaaccagctaataatgcattacagtaatctagtcgagacgtcatgaaagcatgaactaacttttctgcatcagaaacagataacatattccgtattttagcaatgtttctgaggtggaagaaggctgtttttgtaacatatgaaatatgattttcaaaggacaagttgctgtctaatataacacctaGGTCTTTAACTGTGGAGGATGGAGTAACAGAACATCCCTCTAAACgcagattgtagtctgagagattctgtgtacaggtttttggcccaataaataatacttcagtcttatctgaatttaatagaagaacattactagtcatccaatgttttacttctttaacacactctgtcatattggataatttagagatttcatctgaatgtgttgaaatatataactgagtatcattggcatagcagtggaaactaattccatgttttcttataatattgccgagtggcagcatgtagattgaaaatagcagagggcctaacactgatccttgcggcactccatagtttactatcgttatcttagatttttccccgtttatataaacaaaattgtgacgGTCTGATAGGCATGACCTAAACCACCGTAATGCctgtccctgaataccagtgtaattttgtagtcgatctaggagtattttatgatctatagtgtcgaacgcagcactgagatcaagtaacactagtattgagacacagccctggtcagaagctagaagtaagtcgtttgtaattttaacgagcgcagtttctgtgctatgatgagatctgaatcctgactgaaatttttcatagcgtttttttgcaagaaggagCATAATTGGACCgacaccactttttttttttgtattttagacataaatggaagatttgagatgggtctgtaatttgctaatacatttggatctaattgtggtttcttaacgagaggcttaataactgctagcttgaacggtcgtgggacgtgacctagagatacagacgagttgataatattgagaagaggctcttctgctacaggtaacagttctttcagtagtttagtgggtattggatctaataaacatgttgttggtttagacGCAGTGATACgtttatttagctcttcctgTCCTGTTCTTGAGAGGCGATATTTGAATCATAAAACTCTGTCAAAGGTTGTATATTtacaattgtatttctgatgctTTCGATTTTCTCAGTAAAGAAATCCATAAAGTCATCACTATTAAACTTTAgtgaaatgttttgttctggTGATGTCTGTTCATTTGTTACTTGCCACTGTACTAAACAAGAACTGtgattgtttttgttattttctatGAGTTTGCGGAGATGCTCGGCTCTGGCTGCTTTTAGAGTCTTTCTACAACGGGACGAGCTGTCTTTCCACGCGATTCTGAAGACCTCTAAACGAGTTTGTCTCCGTTTGCGTTCTAGATTAGTCTTCTCGACATGTTGATCATGAACCAAACTCTTTAATGTCTCAGCTATAACTACAGTGTTTAAGGGTCAAAGTAGACGTTGTTCGTAGggagccaatgaagaccataggctggcattatgcaaatgtgttacaCCCTACTTAGGTTCGATCTggaagtaagactggaattactgaccatttgtttcaggcagttcagaatcagttCTTTCTTGAGAGACAATAACTCACTCACactacattcacaaacagccatattacacactgcatgaaaggtaaaTAAAAGCATAATTGGGGCACTTTAAACATACAGCTAATGTAAAGTGTGTGGCTTTCTATATTCAGCTGTAACGTGAAGAGTCTTCAGAGACGCTGTGTTTGCATTACCCGTCTGGAGCGGCCGCAGAACTGGGGTGTAAACTGCTGTGAAGTCCGCTATGTTATCCTCATCCTGGCACCGCCTCGAACGGTAAGCCATTCCTTTCACCTTCCAGTCATAACCTCCAATCATGTCTACTAATTTGCAGCCGTGTTCATTTTTACACTTGGAGTcttcagacttttttttacaTCTGTAGAGTTGCTTCTCTCATCTCAGATGATATGCAATTTAAGATTCCTTTTATTTTTCCTCTTTCTTACTGTGCAGAAAAGTACAAAGACTGCCATAGAGCTCGGTCGCACATTTGCCACCTTGTTCTCAGACATGTCGTTTAGGCAGAAACTCCTGGAAACTAAGACCCAGGAGGACTTCAAGCAGGAGCTGGTGATTCAAAGGCAGCGGCTCTCCACTGTCATCCAGAAACCCTCGGTGGAGGAACAGACCGACCCACACAGCAACAAACCACTCAAGGTCTGATGCCGAGAGAGGCTCGGGTCATGTTAATGGCTTCACCAACCAATTATCTGCCTGTTAACGCAATGTTCAGTTTTCTCTGTGGGTCATTAAGTGCGTTCCCCACATGTACAGTCCACCTTCACATTATGCTGAACCTTGACCACATAAAACTACTCCACACTGATGTAAGCATGTCCCTCCACCACCCCCAGAACACCCTATTACCCAACAGCCTTACTGCAGATTCATTTGAAGAGCTTTTCTAAGACTCATCCAAGTAATGAATTACTACAGCACATAAAATATTAACGAATATTCATCGAATGTGGTCCACTTTGGTGAAAAGCATTAGGGACacaaatccagtgttttttgcAGTGGGAGCTATTAGACATGTTTGATAAACATAAACGTTTACCTTTAAAGATCAGTCCGTTCCAGCTCAGAGATATGACAGTTCTTGAAATAATCTGTTTAATTGACATTCAGTTCATtagagtaaaaaatatttttattaaaccaAATTTATATACCAAAAactatgtatatatgtatttctgtttaattcattttatttttcattttacactttaatcatttaaaaatacactcctgctcaaaagtttggggtcagttagaTTGTTTCAAAGGCATATGCTTCCACTGCCCAGAAATTCTGGTCTGGATAGTTGCGAACACAGACAAGTGGATTGATACAAACAGTGAGAAATCCCAGTGCTGTTATACTAAATATGTTTAGCACACTCGGTCAAAAagattaaatgtttaacaacTTCTGTAACTGTAGTATATTTTGCTTGAACTTGCAAATGTGATTTTTCTAAATGTTAAGAACCTTCCTAGTGCTTGGTTTTGTTGAAAAATGACTCCATTTTCACGTTTCACGGGCATTTGTGTTTGCATTCTGTGACTGATTATTCACACATTCACTATAATGTAATTATTTCAAAGGTTCTGGTTCTATAaggtgatataaagtcagaactgtgagttataaagtcagaattgtgtgatataaagtcagaattgagttataaagtcagaaatgtgagatataaagtcagaattctgagttataaagtcagaattgtgagttataaagtcagaattgtgtgatataaagtcagaattgtgagatataaagtcagaattgtgagatataaagtcagaattgtgagatataaagtcagaattgtgagttataaagtcagaattgtgagatataaagtcagaattgtgagttataaagtcagaattgtgagatataaagtcagaattgtgagatataaagtcagaattgtgagttataaagtcagtattgtgatataaagtcagaattgtgagatataaagtcagaattgtgagatataaagtcagaattgtgagttataaagtcagaattgtgagatataaagtcagaattgtgagttataaagtcagaattgtgagatataaagtcagtattgtgatataaagtcagaattgtgagttataaagtcagtattgtgagatataaagtcagaattgtgagttataaagtcagaattgtgacatttaaagtcagaattgcaagttataaagtcagaattgtgtgatataaagtcagaattgtgagttataaagtcagaattgtgagttataaaggcagaattgtgagttataaagtcagaattgtgacatttaaagtcagaattgcaagttataaagtcagaattgtgtgatataaagtcagaattgtgagttataaagtcagaattgtgtgatataaagtcagaattgtgagttataaagtcagaattgtgtgatataaagtcagaattgtgaagtcagaattgtgagttataaagtcagaattgtgtgatataaagtcagaattgtgtgatataaagtcagaattgtgtgatataaagtcagaattgtgtgatataaagtcagaattgtgtgatataaagtcagaattgagttataaagtcagaattgcaagttataaactcagaattgcaagttataaactcacaaatgCAAGcaataaagtcagtattgtgatataaattcagaattgtgagttataaactcacaattctgagaaaaaaaacacacattgtAACAATCAATTGtcagtttatatctcgcaattctgatgaaaaaaagtaagaattgtgggatacaaagtcgcaattacctttatttttaatttcatggtgggaacaagcttccatagttctatgtttatacattaaaaaaaaacattaatcaaCATATTTTTCTCCTCCAAATCTCCTTTTATACCCAGGTAAAAGATTTCCTCCGAGCAGGTTGTGGTATTTATGAAGACCTGTGCCGCAGGCTTCCATTGTACCTGTCCGACTTCACAGATGGCGAGTCTCATTTTCCCCAAGGCCGTGCTTGACTtcacttttactaaaaataacagAACTCTCTGTTGCTCAGGCTGAGGTGTTCGCTGCTGTGTGGTTTCTATCCAGGTATTCTGGGCTCTAACAGATCTTTGCTGAAGTACACCACCACGGCCATCTTCCTCTACATCGCTATCCTGCTGCCGGCCATTGCGTTTGGCTCTCTGAATGACGAGAGCACGCGAGGAGAGATAGGTCTGTAGTCAAAAGTCTATGACTAAGTCATTTATGGTCATTAGTTGGCAGCTGGACTTCATTGGTAGACCATCTTGGTCACACCAGCTACCATGTTCCAATCCAGCTTGACCAGAAGGAAGTTCCAGTTCTGTGATCATGTGTTCCTGATGGTTTATTTGACTTTCTGCAGATGTACAGAAGACTATAATTGGTCAGAGCATTGGAGGAGTGATTTACTCTCTTTGTGCTGGGTCTCCGCTGGTCATCCCTCTCACCACAGCACCTCTAGCCATCTTCATCAGCGGTACTGTATCTCTCTAtaaagaaatgaaggttaaCTGCACAGTCTCTCTACAGTTGTTTTCTCTCCTTTGTTTGTGTACTGCAGTGATCAGAGGCATCTGTGATGACTATGACCTCGATTTCCCTGCATTTTATGCCTGCATTGGCCTTTGGAACAGTTTGTTCCTCATACTGGGAGGCATCTTCAATGTCAGCCTGTTTATGAAGCTCTTTAAACGGTCAGTGGAGTAGTACCATGTGTATATCTACCAGTGAtgtgatatttttattattattattatttatactgAATTCTGTATTTtcaatggaagcttgtttctgccacaaaataatattatttaaaagataaataggactttttatctcacaattctgactttatttttatcttgcaattttgacttcataacttgcaattgtgagtttatatctcacaattctatttcttgcaattacttgtttatatctcgcaattctgactttatttgtCCCAattttgacttcataacttgcaattgtgtttatatctcgcagttctgactatttgtcacaattttgactttatatctcacaattttgactttataacttgcaattgtgagtttatatctcacggttctgactatttcttgcaattacttgtttatatctcgcaattctggctttatttgtcacaattttgactttataacttgcaattgtgagtttatatctcacaattctgactatttctcgcaattgcttatttatatctcacaattttgacttcataacttgcaattgtgagtttatatctcacaattcagactatttcttgcaattacttgtttatatctcgcaattctgactttatttgtcacaattttgactttatatctcacaattctgactataacttgcaattgtgagttgatattactcaattctgacttcatttgTCACAAGTGCTTCTTTAGATCTtgcaattttgattttataacttgcaattgtgagtttatatcttgcaattctgactttataaattgcAATTCCAAGTTTGTATCgcaatgacaaaaaaagtcagaattgtgagataaagtcgcaattaactttattttttattcagtggcggaaacaaatTTCCATAATTTTCCAACCTGAGAAGCACACACATTAAAGTGAGCTAATGCAACACAattttgaacattttgtcaCAACCTAATATATTTTATCATAAATGTACTTAATCCATTTGTGTTGAGACTACAAGAATCATTTTTGTTAACATACAGTAACTTGCTTTGCAGGGGACTGCATTAGGagaataagtgttattttatgtgtttttcagacattttttacatGTAGCGTTCAATATGTTGGACATATAGAAGagtttctcaaaatatcttctggaatgtttttgaattttgtggtaACCACTGTGCTGAAGAGTGGTGCTTGTTCTTCGGCTGTGAGCAGCTAAATGATACTGTgacagattaaaacaccaggtgtaaacgggaatCTATTTGTGAACCAATTGACCAAAACAAATCTTAATAGCAGGTGTAAATAGGGCCTTAGTATGTGAAAGACACATCTTTAGCATGTCTAAGCAACCagattcacattttttttagcCTGGCAGATGGGGAAAGTCCCATAGACTGAGGGTCAGAAGCCATTTCGATATCAAATTCAGAATATTATAGAGAACATTGCTAGTACCAACCAGCTAGTATCCACCCACTGTAGCAACCCTGGCAAACACTAGTATTGTGGTGGATAAttttacacaaacaaacacCTCACTAATTTTCTTGAGATAATATAACAACAGTTTTCTTTCACTAATGCATAAAATCTCTTCAGGCAGACACTACATTCTGATATAATCTGCTATGGCCTCTTTCTGTTGCATAAACATCATAGATCTGTGCTCTCCTGTCGTGTGTGTGGTAATCTCTGTTCGTGGCGTGCCTCAATTTAGTTGTTATGTCTTGATTTGTGCACGGTTGTTTTGATAAAAGGGAAGATCAGTTGTTTACCCTGTCCTGTGTGTCCTCTCAGTTCCACAGAAGAAGTGATAGCTTTGTTCATCTCCATTGCTTTTGTGGGCGACGCTTTGAAAGGCACCATAAACAGTAAGTTCAGAGCTCTGAACGATGCTGGAACTATTCAATCCAGAGCAGTGTCGTGGCTTGTAATATCTCAGAAATAAATCCCTAATGAAGATTTAACAGGGAAGACAGTGAGATTGGAAGAGAATAACCATGTCTatgtattttcacattttcagaaaattattatttatatgcgTTAAAgcgataattcacccaaaaattaacattctgtcatcgtttcttcaccctcatgtcgttcaaaaCCTGTACAACGTGTGTTTATgtgctcatcggatatgtctgtgattgctttagtgatcaac includes the following:
- the LOC137004437 gene encoding solute carrier family 4 member 11-like isoform X3 is translated as MMESKEVLNFVPSDTSGQTINGHLFQGTDTDVSGFGLLHTSRRYVKLMNFQEEVRAHRDLDGFLAQVSILLDEKAASLDEVLRRMLYHVATDGQGSCNAEEVMSALFTDAGGQDANVHLLTETIQGVTATATGVRYQQSWLCVLCNVKSLQRRCVCITRLERPQNWGVNCCEVRYVILILAPPRTKSTKTAIELGRTFATLFSDMSFRQKLLETKTQEDFKQELVIQRQRLSTVIQKPSVEEQTDPHSNKPLKVKDFLRAGCGIYEDLCRRLPLYLSDFTDGILGSNRSLLKYTTTAIFLYIAILLPAIAFGSLNDESTRGEIDVQKTIIGQSIGGVIYSLCAGSPLVIPLTTAPLAIFISVIRGICDDYDLDFPAFYACIGLWNSLFLILGGIFNVSLFMKLFKRSTEEVIALFISIAFVGDALKGTINIFHKYYHGLILVNGSTEDLHRLGVKFHQTVNGTESGGVSLPATLVLCTRERPILCLLLMLGTLWLGYVLFLIKRSPFLHAKVREVVSDCALPISVVIFSFVGSYLFTDIQLPVFNYQNGTVFKVAPFNQLTGMNVLSACGLGFLLALLIFIDQNIVVSLTNAPENRLLKGTAYHWDLMLSGFINILMSVLGLPWMHAAFPHSTLHVRQLARVEQRVEGGHLYETQREGDATYVAGCKHPNWFVSVFAASASAVDTETRSLWPLPVHRSYVY
- the LOC137004437 gene encoding solute carrier family 4 member 11-like isoform X4, which gives rise to MNFQEEVRAHRDLDGFLAQVSILLDEKAASLDEVLRRMLYHVATDGQGSCNAEEVMSALFTDAGGQDANVHLLTETIQGVTATATGVRYQQSWLCVLCNVKSLQRRCVCITRLERPQNWGVNCCEVRYVILILAPPRTKSTKTAIELGRTFATLFSDMSFRQKLLETKTQEDFKQELVIQRQRLSTVIQKPSVEEQTDPHSNKPLKVKDFLRAGCGIYEDLCRRLPLYLSDFTDGILGSNRSLLKYTTTAIFLYIAILLPAIAFGSLNDESTRGEIDVQKTIIGQSIGGVIYSLCAGSPLVIPLTTAPLAIFISVIRGICDDYDLDFPAFYACIGLWNSLFLILGGIFNVSLFMKLFKRSTEEVIALFISIAFVGDALKGTINIFHKYYHGLILVNGSTEDLHRLGVKFHQTVNGTESGGVSLPATLVLCTRERPILCLLLMLGTLWLGYVLFLIKRSPFLHAKVREVVSDCALPISVVIFSFVGSYLFTDIQLPVFNYQNGTVFKVAPFNQLTGMNVLSACGLGFLLALLIFIDQNIVVSLTNAPENRLLKGTAYHWDLMLSGFINILMSVLGLPWMHAAFPHSTLHVRQLARVEQRVEGGHLYETIVSVKETRLTSLAANILIGLSVFLLPVPLQWIPKPVLYGLFLYIALTSIDGNQMCDRMALLLKEQTSYPPTHYIRRVPQRKVHYFTGLQIVQLIILCAFGMYPLPYMKMIFPLLMIMLIPVRNYLLPKIIEAKYLDIIDSQHM